In Palaemon carinicauda isolate YSFRI2023 chromosome 1, ASM3689809v2, whole genome shotgun sequence, the genomic stretch ACATGGTAGCAAACATTGTCATGCAAGGATGTTATGCCATAGCATTTCTGGTTGGCCTTTGTGGTAATTCTCTTGTCATATACGTTGTTACCAGATTCTCCAAAATGCAGACAGTGACAAATCTATATATCCTTAATCTTGCAATTGCAGATGAACTCTTCGTAATTGGAATTCCCTTTCTTATGATCACTTCGGTATTGGGTTACTGGACGTTTGGTTCTATCATGTGTAAATTATACATGATAACAACTTCACTTAACCAGTTCACAAGTTCACTTTTTCTTACTATTATGAGCGCTGATCGGTACATAGCCGTTTGCCACCCCATCAGCTCACCGAAGTTTCGAACGCCCATGATCTCTAAACTGGTATCACTGACAGCATGGACCACTTCGGCTCTTATGATTGTTCCTATCTTCATGTACTCCAACACCCTTGAAGTGAACGAACTCATCAATTGCAATATTTTCTGGCCAGATGGTTTTGGAGTTAGTGGCCAATTTGTCTTCACTCTCTACTCATTCATCCTGGCATTTGGCATTCCTCTTGTcctcatattcatattttatatactaGTCTTGCAAAAACTCAAATCTGTTGGTCCCAAAACCAGGtctaaagagaaaaagaagagccACAGGAAAGTGACAAAAATGGTGTTGACTGTTATTACAGTGTATGTTATATGCTGGTTGCCCTACTGGGTTTTGCAGTTAGCTCTGATATTCAGTCCTCCAAGGGAAGGCCAAAGCTCCTTCATGGTCGTCCTTTTCCTCATTTCCTCATGCTTATCCTACATAAATTCCGCCATCAACCCCATTTTATACGCTTTCTTAAGTGAAAATTTTAAGAAGAGCTTCATGAAAGCGTGTACTTGTGCAGCTAGGAAGGATGTCAACAATGCCTTAGCTGTTGAAAATTCAGTTTTTCCACGTAGGAGGGGAGGATCGTCAAAACCCCGATCAAATAAAAATCAGGAAATGGAATCCAACGACGCCTTAACAACAAACTGTATAAGAGACGAACCAACAACAGCAATTACGATGACCACCCGATCTTCAGTTAGCCAAGTTGCTCGAGAAAATGGGACGGAAATTCCTACTTCTCAGCTGTAAACCTAATCTTTTGAGCCCTTGAAGGGTCCAGgtaactatactaaattttttttaatgaggcgcatttgcaatgactcgtagcggtgccctattagctcggaaaagtttcctgctatctgattggttagaattatcttgtccaaccaatcagcgatcaggacacttatccgagctaaaagggcaccccagccaatcggtacaaatctgcctcactaaaaaaaattgacaataggtctctgtagtattattattattactttgtgtcTCATTCCAGTTAAACATGAAAAACCCAATTGATTCCTATCAGCACTATATTTGTAATGATAATTGTATTTAGATATAAAATTCTTTGAAGATTCTGCACATATCTTGACAACTGAATGAGACAAGTGGAccctttttattttcatgtaatacAAATAAGTTGAAAAACTAACAATAAGGATTCATACCGATCTCTCATGCGTTATATGATAATGATGTAACAATCTATCATGCTGgattttgcttccttttttttaacTTGACACGTGGAAgatcgacatcatcatcatcatcatcatcaatattattattattattattattattattattaattaagctatagccctagtttggAAATTATGATGCTAAAATCCCATGGGATCCAACATGGGAAGAAACCCTATGTGGAAAGTAAATAGAGAGAAATAACGGTCAACTATGTATGAGAAATTATAAGATAAATATGTCTGAAAGTTTTTAGTTCCAAagtatgatgaaaaaaataaggaattttgtGTTCTATGAAATACTTATTGATAATACCAAAAGAGTAGTTTTAAACGAATACAAGTATCCGCCCGACTCACCTCCcagataatatttgtaaaagtttcGGCGAATATTTCTATAGTTCAAACTGTTTTCATAAACGAATTTCTGCTTTATCACAAAACCACGGAAACAGAATTGAAAACTTTAATCAGTAGCATTACATTCCTTTTATTTCAACTTCGATTATTAAAGTATTTAAAACTATTTAGTTTAAAGATTTCCAAATGCATGGAATGTACATTTTTGAACCGacaggaaaaaataatttttttttttaacattgtagggTCAACAGGAGGATTTCTTTAAAAGAATGAATTGTTTAAAGTGTTATTTTACCACAGGATACACATTTAAAAGAAAGGGatattacattttattcatctTAATGTCTGTTAAGTATCTGAATGTGATTAGTTGACACCGAACATTTTGCAACCCCAATTAGGGCCTGAACTATTCTGGCggggaaaaaagaaaacaaacctaCTCTGGTAATTAATCTCTTGAAAATGACTactgacctgtttacagaaaaattttgtTTTGTAATCGATTTCATGATAAGCAGTTGTTACCAAGCAACAATTCATCGGtaccatcatcatttcctcctacgcctattgacgcaaaggtcttccattacatattattttaatttttttatttattttttatttttctcaaagcTCATACAAGAAATGGATAATTCCTTTTAGCTCTCAtacaattttatttacattttcttgtAAAATCCATGCCATAAATGCCACAAAACCCTCACTACACTCTAAATTTAGCTAGTGAATACCTAACAAACAAACATTGAAGCTGCATAAAGAACTAGGATTATACTTTCTCCTTTTATATAAGTACACCAGAGGTATGAGGAAAAGTCAAAATCAATTAATGGTTATTATGAACTGTTGAGTGGTGGCAATACTCCTCATCAGAAACTTCTGGAATTCAATAAGACCGTCAAGTGCATTTCAAATACTATAGAGCATTTTGATTCAAGGATTCCACTGGAATATGAAATGCATTGAAGCTTTGatattatttcaattgttgttTGATTTTTGATAGGATTGGTGCATGTGTATCTTTCTTTTATCATCGTTAATTGGTTAGTCGTATTcttatcaatttattcattatttggCAACAATACCAAAACGGAGAAACGGTAAAATAATGAACACCAAAAACAATTTAGAGTCAAAATGAAGATTCCAAATGATTGGGACCAAAAACTGTCCAATTTATCAAGGAAGTATGTCTCATTTATCCCTCCATCCATAAGTTTTAATTAAgatctattatattttttaaatggtttatgttgtttatttttatgaaatcctCTTTAGTGCTTTGTTTTTGTTTCTGTCCCATTTCTTAATgaaatttctcattttattttgttagttattttCTAGCAGGCTAGATTCCAGTTGGGTTCCTTCTCACAATTCATCATCTGTCAGAAACTTATTAATTTACCATAGCACAAATCATTGTTTGTCGTTAGCTTCAGACTTGGTCCAATGAAATAAAGTTATTGAGATTTAGAGGTAGAAGTATAACGTACTTGGGAACACTAATATCCTACCTATGCCTCTCCAGTGTTtaccaacccccctccccccaaaaaataatcgTAATACTTTCTGATGACCTTTAATTGGTTTAGGAGAAAAGGATAGGAATTTACAGTAgagaattatcaaaaaattaaatgtccttatgaaagttattgaaaattttattttagaaatctaagaaaatcatatttttaaatGGTAGATTATCTTTATTATACCAAAGTTTTAGGTTATACTGTATTTAATAATGCAATCAGTGCAACTCTgcgtttatttttcattactgagCAATAAAATAAGATTTGATATGGTTATAGTAAAATCAAACCAGCTTTCAAATAACCTCCGAACCGAGGGTGCTATAATGTGTATAGCTCGCACAGTGTTTCATTAAAATCCCTTTTGAGTATAATCCCAGTAAATCCAAAGACCGagtctctatattttttttcttttactctaagTGGTAACGTAAAAGACTTTCTAGGCTTCGTTATGGAGGGAGTGCTATCATAGTATTAAGGATTAAACCCAACAGTTTTACCCTCTTGTACTTTTTTATCCCCCATTTCAAAGAATATTCATTTTTGGTATCGTaaaagccttttatatatatatatatatatatatatatatatatatagatatatatatatatatatatatatatatatatatatatatatatatatatatattatatatatatatatatatatatatatatatatatatatatatatatatatatatatatatatatatatatatatatatatatatatatatatatatatatatatatatatatatatatatatgtatgtattatataatatatatatatatatatatatatatatatatatatgtggaaataaaaaaactatattcaCTTTAACATATTTAATGTTTTGTACATCTGCAACAGTTTGAATAAAGTTGAGTGTGAAATACAAGGTGCTATTCCGTTAGTAAACAGTAGAATAACGAATGTGATTTCAAGAAATACCTTTACAATGCTTTTTCTCATCCTATGATTTTACAAAATAGTTTTTCTTGAGTATTTTATACTGGAAAGGTTTACCCTTCAGAAATGTTTAAACTTTTTGAAGCgctaataatgtttattttaataattaggtcaaactatattttttttcacagagagagagagagagagagagagagagagagagagagagagagagagagagagagagagagactaccgacCTGTAGAACGAGGAATTGCCTATTCTAATATTTCAAAggactcagtctctctctctctctctctctctctctctctctctctctctctctctctctctctctctctctctctctctcggattaaaaaataataatgataattctaatttctttttcaattcctttcCAGAATCCCTGAATATTAGAGTGCGCTGACGGCCGTAACAGCAACAGCTCCAGTGACGAACAAAACAACAGACAAAGAATTTTGGTCGACGGAAGAGTTTATCAGTCATATTTTAGATAAATACGACAACTCCTTATTTGAGGTAGTCATTATTTTAGTAgtacaaatttattttattttcaggagccaaaagacattttttataatatattctaaCCTGCAAAGATTGAGTCATTTTGGAATAAGTGTTTAAAGATAAGGTTTTGGTGATgtgatcatgaaaaaaaatagttgtaGCTGTGTGCGATTTTCATGACACTGGAACTATGGAAATCAGACAAAAAACATTAAAAGAGGATAACAAcgtagaaatattttaaaaaaaacatAGCCAATATATAACCTATGGTAGTTATTTTTAGAATTAATACTTTTTTACTTATCGATAAAGTATGCTAATCTTGTGTTTGCAACTTTGAACATGGAttaaaccaatgaaaaaaaaaaaaaaatcttgggttTGTAATTATTACAAGAACTTGCTTAGGAAAGATTTCATCAGATACTGAAGATTAACAAAGATTGAAAATGGTTTAATGAAagaataattgattaattaatttgttCCCCTATGTTTATGCCTTCTTGTCCCCTCTATGTACTCGTGAATCTTCTATCAACAATATTTTTTGAATAGTGACACTGGCTTAGACATCACTGGACATGAAGTCTTTAACCGAATACTTAAGTGCATGATTCAGTTTCATGATTTTTCCTCTCGTCATATAACCAGTTGCAAAAgtaaggactgagagagagagagagagagagagagagagagagagagagagagagagagagagagagagagagagagttttcaaattatatatattacttcttaCAAATGATACTTGTCAAAACACACGAAgataaaatatgcacacacacgcatgcacacgcacacacaaacacacgcttaGGTTACGAtctcttttagagcctctggtggcatgatttgTAGTGAACTTGCCCTTCCTATG encodes the following:
- the LOC137657246 gene encoding somatostatin receptor type 2-like; this encodes MEESPPVEFDSNDSFPLNCSYLSESSLDNNTGNCTLGVFSGDVSPIHMVANIVMQGCYAIAFLVGLCGNSLVIYVVTRFSKMQTVTNLYILNLAIADELFVIGIPFLMITSVLGYWTFGSIMCKLYMITTSLNQFTSSLFLTIMSADRYIAVCHPISSPKFRTPMISKLVSLTAWTTSALMIVPIFMYSNTLEVNELINCNIFWPDGFGVSGQFVFTLYSFILAFGIPLVLIFIFYILVLQKLKSVGPKTRSKEKKKSHRKVTKMVLTVITVYVICWLPYWVLQLALIFSPPREGQSSFMVVLFLISSCLSYINSAINPILYAFLSENFKKSFMKACTCAARKDVNNALAVENSVFPRRRGGSSKPRSNKNQEMESNDALTTNCIRDEPTTAITMTTRSSVSQVARENGTEIPTSQL